The Nostoc sp. NIES-3756 DNA window GTTCTTTAAGCCGTCGGCTGACTGCGGATATGCGAGAAGCCGGCGTTAATTTATTACTAAATATTGATATAGATTATTATGCCAAAACCAAGGTCGGTGACTTAATCAACAGATTAGGAGGAGAAATTGGCCGTGCTGCTAGTTATGTAAGTAATATTATCAAGTTAATTATTCTTGTTATTACAATTTTTGTTTTTGTTTGCCTGTTGGTGTCAATTTCTTGGCAGTTAACCATTATGGCAACTATCTTGCTGTCGATAGTAACATTAGTCAATCAATTTGCCATTACCCGTTCCCGTAAATATGGCAAAATATTGAGTGATATGTCAAAAGCATACTCAATAGCTGTTTTGGAAACCCTGAATGGTATTCGTCTTGTAAAAGCTACAGCTAATGAAAATAGGGAGTTTCAACGAATTAAAAGATTAATTCGTGATCGGGAATCGGCTGACTTTAAATCTCAGATGAACTCAAATGCAATCTCTCCCATCAGCGAATTTTTGGGAGTCACAGCTTTATTATTGATTGTAATTTTAAGTAAGACTTTCTTTGCCGAGCAAATTAGTACGATTTCGACTGTAATTTTAACATATCTATTAATATTATTGCGCTTGCTGCCACTAGTTGCTCAACTCAATAGTCTGCGTAGTAACTTTGCTAGTATGGTTGCTAGTGTAGATATGACATCTGACTTATTACGATTAGATGATAAGCCATTTCTAGTCAATGGAAAAATTGCTTACAACAGTTTACAAAAAGGGATTACTTTTGAATCTGTTTCCTTTACTTACCCTGGTCATAGTAAGCAGGTACTCAAAGAGGTAACTTTAAATTTACCCCGTGGCACAACTTTAGCATTGGTAGGTGGTTCTGGTGCAGGTAAGTCAACTTTAGCAGACTTATTACCCAGATTTTATGACCCCACAGGGGGCAGTATTCGTATTGATGGTGTAGATTTGCGTGAGTTCGATATTTCATCCTTACGCAGATGTATGGGAATTGTTAGCCAAGATACTTTTCTCTTTAATAATTCAGTACGCAATAACATCGCCTATGGTAAACAGGATGCTACAGACGAAGAGATTTTATTAGCTGCTAAACGGGCAAATGCCTATGAATTTATTAGTAAATTACCGCAGCAATTTGATACGATGGTAGGCGATCGCGGTGTCATGTTATCTGGAGGACAAAGACAAAGACTAGCGATCGCTCGCGCACTCCTACAAAATCCCGATATTCTGATCCTTGATGAAGCGACTAGTGCTTTAGATACCGTCTCTGAACGTTTAGTACAAGCTGCTTTAGAAGAACTCAGCCGCGACAGAACTACATTAGTGATTGCACACCGTCTATCTACAGTCCGTAAAGCTAATCAAATTGCTGTATTAGATCAAGGTAAAGTAGTTGAGGTAGGAACCCACGAAGAATTATTACAAAAAGGTGGCTACTACTCCCGTCTGTATGGAATGCAGTTTAGTAATACAGAAGGTAATAAAACCAATCAAAGTTTCTTACGAATTTCTCATGAAATTCGCAACCGTCTTAACTCAATGATTGGTATTTTACGCTTGTTGCTGGATGATGTTACAGACAATAGCCAAGAACATCAAGAATTGATTGAAGATTCTTACAAATCAGCTTTTAAAATTATTAATACTCTAGATATTTTTGAGGACAGTTTGCAGCAACAGGTGCAATATTTATCTCATTCATTAACGGAGGAAAATCAAAATAATAAACAAATGGAGAATTTGAAAGATATTAATGAATTTCGTATACAGTTCAACAATATATTAATTTCTCTACGCTCCTTAACGGATATCACAGGAGAATTAGCCGAAAGAGAATATTCATTAATTAAAGAGGCTCTAAATCTGTCGATAAGTTTACTTAATTACTTAGAGAAATTTGAAAATGACATCTTGTCACCACAACCAGAACTATTGACACCAAATAAACAATGAAAAATCAATACATCTTTTATAGTAAAACATTATCGCAGCAACCAGATACAGCCCATGAAATTCATGATGTTCTTTGTGCTAATGCTGCCGCCAATTTAGGCTATGATTCCGTTTTAGTATATCCAGAACCAAAACGAGGTTCTTTGAATACACTCTCATTGTTTTCTCCTTTTCAACCGAGACAACCGGCTAAAGATTTTGTAGAATTTTACGATGTTCAAGATAAGTTAAAAGTTGCCTCTTTACCAATGCCTTGGCCTATTGATTGTGTTGGAGGTAAATTTACTGCATCTAGTACAATCATATCGCGCTACTATTTACCATTTCAGCTACTACGCCATACTAAAATTGTCCATACCAGAGATTGGAATTTTGTCAAAGCCGCAGTTAAGAATCGTATTCCCACAATTTATGAACGCCACTACTTCCAAAAGGAAAAAATTCCCACAGGCGTTACTGAAAGTCCTTTTTTCCAAATAGCTGTCACCCAATCAGAAATTATCAGACAAAGCCTAATTGAACAGGGGTTTCCCCCAGAGAAAGTTGTTTGGCTACACAACGGTTTTGAGCAATCATTTTTATTAAGACAGCCACAAGAAGCCGCAGCGTGGCGTAACGAATTACTAGGTAATGCAAGTCAGTCTCTAGTGGTTTATTCAGGTGCTTTATATCCCTTTAAAGGTATTGATATTTTAATTGATGCAGCTAAAGAATTACCACAGATACAGTTTGTTATTACAGGTGGGAAGGAAGAACAAGTAACAGCTTATCAACAAATAGCTAAAGATAAACAAGTAGAAAATATCAAGTTTTTAGGTTGGGTATTACCCCGCCAACGCTTAGTCAGTTTATTTCAAGCGGCTGATATTTTGGTTCATCCCCACTGTTCTGGCAAGTCCGCTAACTTCACAAATCCTGTAAAATTCTTTCAATATATGGCTTCAGGAACTCCCATAGTCATTACAGAAATTCCTCCATTGATGCTGTTTAAAGAGATGCCTTTAGCTGCTGTGTGGTGTGAACCTGATAACCCGGTTAAACTAGCTCAAGCATTAAAACAGGCTATAGAAATATATCCGAGAAGAATAGAAGGTTATACTAACAATATTGCATTAGCCAAACCATTTTCTTGGGAAAATCGCATAGATAAAATTATCAGTTATGTAGATGAATCATTCCGTCCTCAATTAATAGCTTAAGTTAAAAATTAACTTACACAGCAATTATTAAATGAGTGAGAATATCAACCAATATTAAAATTATTATTTTAATAAGCTCTTACCTCTGTTCCCTACTATAGATAATAAATCAATGGATATAAAAAAAATTGGTATGCTTACTAGCTATCGCCATATAGCGAAAAGAACAGACTGGTTATGGCAACAAACACCCCAACAGTTTGGTGTATGGCGCAATATTCAAATAGATGCACAGGCAGAAAAACCTGATTTTCTGTTGTTATATCAATTCGATTTCCCCAAAAATAACAAACAGCAAAGTTGGATAGATAAGTTACGGCGTAAACCACAGGGTATAGAAACAAATGTAGAATCTTTACTTAGAGATGTCCCGAAGGAACGCATAATTTATTTATTGCGCGAACCCCCCTTAGAAGAAATTGTCGATAACAATAAAAATAATTATCAAGTAGCACAACAGTATTGTGGCTATATTTCGGGGCCTGATGATTTTGCACCTCATCCTGATTATATGCCAGCAATTTGGTATCATAACAACGCATTTCGTGAACTCAATGAAATGCCTGTACCCGAAAAAGTTTTTCCTTGCAGTTGGATAACTTCTGGTATTAGTCGGACTGCTAACCATCGTCGCCGCTTAAAATTTATCGAATTACTCCAAGCAAGTGAAGTTAAATTTCATTTGTATGGACGAGGTTTGCCTACATGGGCAAAATCATCGGGAGAATTGGGTAATAAGTGGCATGGCATGGCTCCTTATTATTACAATCTATCAATTGAAAATTATGCCGAAAATGATTGGTATGTAAGTGAAAAATTGTGGGATTCTTTGTTGGCATGGTGTCTACCAATTTATTATGGAGGGCCAGCAGCTGATAAATTATTACCCCCAGGCAGTTTTTTACGCCTACCCAGTTTGGATGAAAAAGGTGTTGCTTACATTCAAGAAGTGACGGCTACACCTGATTTTTGGTATGCTGCTAAGGATGCGATCGCAGAAGCTAGACAAATCATCCTCCACAAATTAAACCTACTCAACTGGTTATCAGAATTTGTTAGTCATTAGTCCATAGTCAATAGTCAACAATTGATAGTCTATAAAACCCAAAATTAACAGTGAGTCCTGTATGGATGGTATTTGTACCCTTGCTAATGATAGAGTTTACGACCAACTAATTGCTCTACTCAATAGTATTGAGGCAATTTACGGGGAGAAAATGCCTGTCTGTGTTTATCCCTATGACGACAATACAACACAAATTGCCGCAGAAATCGCTCGTCGTCCCCAAGTGCAGCTTTACGATAATCAAGAGTCTATTAAGCAATGGGATGAATTTGTTTGTAGTGTGTGGGATACTCATCCTACTGCTCAAGCACATTGGCAGAAAATTAGTCAAGAAAAGTATCATCGCGTCGGTACTCATCGCCGTTACTGCGCCTTTGATGCTCCATTTGACCGCTTTGTCTACATGGATGCTGATACATTATTAATGAGTCCGTTAGACGCTATTTTTAACCAACTCAATCACTATGATTGGGTAGTATATGACTTTCAGTATAAAGACTTATCTCATGTTTATGATCTTAAGTCTGCTAAATTAACAGAGCTATTTACCAAAGAACAATTACAAACACAAGTATTTTGTTCTGGATTTTATGCCTCCAAAAAAGGTGTATTTAATACTCAAAATCAAGAAATTATTTTAGATAAGCTGCGTCAGGGAGAAGCCGAAATTCTATATGATATGGCTCCTGATCAAACAGTTCTCAATTATATGGTGATGCGTTTAGGTATATCAAATTATAATTTTGCTCTGAGTTTACCCAGCAATGAAAAGACTGGTTGCTGTGTAACTTCTCCCCATTTTGCAGTAAAAGATAATATTTTATACGACAAGGGAAAGCAACTTACTTATATTCACTATATTGGACTAAGTTCTGCTTTATTTAGGAAAGTCTGTGGAGGTGAAAATATTGATTTTCCCTACCGAGATATATTCTTGTATTATAGATATTTACATGAACCAGACAAACGCCCACAGTTTACAACTAAACCAAAAGTTATTAAACATTATCCCAGTCTAGGTAAAAGAATTTTAAAAAAATTAGGTTTAACAGTGTGAGGTGAAAATATGTCTAGGGGAATTTATATCATAGCTAATGATAAAGTTATTGATCAGGCGATCGCACTACTCAACAGTATCCGCTTACATGATGCTGATACACCAGTTGTGATGATTCCTTACGATAATAATTATCATAAAATTGCAGATATACTCAACAAACACTATGGGGTACAACTCTATAGCGATTTAGCTTTTATAGACGAACTTTCTCAAAAATTACACGAAACTTTCGGTGGCAGATTTTTCGCCCGTCCTAATCAATTTCGTAAGCAAGCTTGTTGGTTTGGCCCCTTCGATGAATTTCTCTATATTGACACTGATATTGTTGTCTTTGAAAAAATCATCGATAATCTTAACTACCTAGCTCAAGTAGATTTTATTTGTTGTGATTATCAGCATTCAGGGGGGATAAAAAACGTCTTCACATCCAAAGTGCTGGAAGACAAAGTTTTTACTGAAGCAGAAGTTAAAGATATTTTTAATGGTGGTTTTTGGGGTTCTAAGAAAAACTTAATTTCAGCAGATGATTTATATGCCACCTTTAGCGAGTGTGCAGCCCATCCCGAATACTTCGATTTTTCCCAAAAAACTTCTGACCAACCAATTATTAATTATATGTTGCTCAAGCGCATTCCCCGCCGCTTCAACATCGTCCGCAGAGAAGGGAAAGCACCAGGTAATTGGGCTGGTTCACCCCAATTCCAAACTCAAGGTCATTTAGTATTTGATCCTAATGTCAATCAACCCTTACAATATCTGCATTGGGCAGGTATTCGTATTCAACCAGGTTGTCCTTACTGGGAAATCTGGGAACATTACCGCAACTTAAATCCCGATTTACCTCCAGCTGCTATACCCGCACCAGCAAAACAAAGCCAATGGCAAAAAGCCCTAAATCGCTTAAAAAGCCCATTGCGGCAACTGAAAATTAGGTAAGTCATCGGCATCTAAATTAAATTACATTAAGTAATATAATTTAACATTGATTGGGTTCGTAATTAGAATTACGAACCTTTAATTGCTGACATCGTTCTACTTAAGTTGGTGAAAATTCTTTTATATAATTTATAGCAGTAGCTACAGAGCTTAGGACATAGATAAATCATAAAATTTTTATGAAGCTAGTTTTATTAAGACTATCTAGCCTGTGGACTGAAATTAGCGTATGTTTCCTGATGAAAAGACTACTGCTTGATACCAACTATAAATATTTACGCGGTTCTACTTAGTTAAATCTACATATTGCTTAGTTATCTGATTGTCTACAATGACAGTAGATATAACTAAATAGAGTTTTTATGAATCAAGACTCACAAAACTACTGTTTTTGTACATTGGCACTGAGAAAAAAGTATCGTCTTCTGACTCAGAACCTAGCCAATGATTTAGCAAAATATGCCCCAGGCAAAATGCTAGTAGTTTACACAGACTTACCAGAAGATTTCCGCAATTACTCTAATGTTGTTGCTTTTAAGCATTATCAACGAGGTATTCTGCATTGTTACAATGATAAAAGCTTAGTAATAAAAACAGCTTTATCACAGTTTAATGCTGCTATCTACATTGATGCAGACACAGAAATTTTATCTCCCATACCAGATACTCTACAATGGCGGCCGGGAATTACAGCCGGACATTGTGAAAATCTGATTGGGCATATCAGTAAATACACCCCTGAGAGATTACCTCATATTCGTCAGGTAGCTAAAAATCTTAATATAAATTTAGAAACTAGCAACTATATAGGAGAGTCGCTATTTATAATTGCTAGGGATGGCGGTAAAGAAATAGAGTATTTAAAATATTGGGAGAAAATCGGCAGATATTTAGAACTAAGGGGTATCCATGCTGGCGAAGGTAACACTATGGGATTAGCATCTGCTAAGGTAGGCTGGACTGTAGCAAAGGATGGCTGGGAACAAGTTAGAAATGCGACAAAACATTTGGATGCCTCCTATACTAACAAGCCGACTACTTGGGATGCTTGGAAACGCAGAATTGGCTACCATTACCGCTTGAATAAAACCAGAATTGTCGCTTTAACAGAATTTAATTTTTACTATAGTTAAAGAAGTTCATCGAGTTCGTAGTAAGAACTTTAGTCCTACTTTATCTCAAGCACTAAAGTGCTTACTACAAACTTTCACTAAGATAAAGAATCTAAATCTAGTGATTTCATCCCACGGCGTTCGGCATAGGTTAACATACTGCCTAATTGAAACCAAACTAATAAACAAGTCAATAGACTCAGGGGTAAACCAATTCCTAAAGCGAGAATATTAGGAAAACCGAATATTTCTAAGCCACAGGAAACAAAGAAACAAATACCAATAGTGATACCCAAAAATGGGAAAAGTAATTGTTTCCTAGATGATGAAGTAGGTTGAGAGTTCTCTGTGCTATTGACTCGCCAATCTTGTACTACCAATTTCAGTGTTCCAGATAAAGCAAAGCCAGAAGTTAGTGCTACAAACAGACCTAAAACTAGTAAGAAATATGGCGGTTGTAAAGGGTAATAGTACATGAAAACTCCCAATTTTATTGGATGAAATTTATAAAAAGTTTGTCAAATTTAATTTTTGGCTGAGGATTCATCAAAAAAGGTGAAAGATCCTGCTTTTGGTAAAATAGCAGCTACACTTTCTCTAGATAAATCTGTCAACAATCCGATCGCCACATTGAAGATGCGATTTGGTTGAAGGTCATCCTTCACCAAAGACCATAGGCGTTGCACCTCTTCGGTGTGCAGGCGATCATCTTCTGTGAGTGCTAAGACTAACTGGCGGCGTAAGAATTGACCTTCATCAGATAGGAGAAATTGCAATCCCATTCTGGCTGTAGGTAATACATCAAAATTGTCATCGGTACGAGCGATCGCAATCAGATTTTCCAAGCGCTGCCACTGGAATTTACCATCTTTAAACAGCACATTCAACAACCGTCTTCTTAATTGGGGAGATTCTCCAGTCAGTAAGCGTTTAGCTACGTAAGGATAACCCACATCCAAAATTTTGAAGTTGGGATTTAGGCTGAGGGCAATCCCTTCTTGTGTCACTAGAGAACGAATAATTAAAGCAAACTTCGCCGGAACACGGAAGGGGTACTCATACATCAGTTCGGAAAACTGGTCGGTAATAGTTTTAAAGTTAAAGTCACCGACATTTTTACCGATCGCATTTCCTAATACCGTTTCCAATGCAGGAATGATGGGGCCAATGTTGGTATTGGGGGTGAGAAATCCTAAATTGACGAAATCTAAAGCTAAATCGCTATAGTCTTTATTCACCAGATGCACTACCGCATCTACCAGAGTTTCTTTTGTAGTTTCCTCCAACTGATCCATCATGCCGAAGTCAATATAAGCCATGCGACCATCAGGCATGGCAAATAAATTACCTGGATGGGGGTCGGCGTGGAAAAAGCCGTACTCTAATAATTGTTGCAAACCGGAAGTAACACCAATACGGATAATCGCTTCTGGGTCTAAACCAGCAGCGCGGATACTCTTGGTATCTGTCAGCTTAAAGCCGTTAATCCACTCTAAAGTTAAAACTTGATTGCTGGTAAACCGCCAGTAAATACTCGGCACTTTTACTTCTGGAGTATCGCGGAAGTTGTGGGCGAATTTTTCAGCGTTGCGCCCTTCGTTGAGGTAATCAATTTCTTCAAATAATTTGGTTCCGAACTCATCCACAATCAAAGTGAGGTCGTGACCCAAATTCAGGGGTAGCCAAGGTGCTAACCAACCAGCAGCCCAGCGCATTAAGTAAAGGTCAAGGGTGAGAATGGGGCGCAGATGGGGACGTTGTACCTTGACTGCGACTTCCTCACCACTAATTAAGCGTCCTCGGTAGACTTGACCCAAACTAGCAGCAGCCACCGGCGACGGCGAAAGTTCACTATATATTTCTGATATGGATCTGCCTAATTCTGTTTCGATAATGTGATAGGCGATCGCATTATCAAAAGCTGGTAATTGGTCTTGTAGTTTGATGAGTTCTTCTAGGAAATCTTTGCGGATGAGGTCTGGTCTGGTGGAGAGGGCTTGACCTACCTTAATAAAAGTCGGCCCTAGACGGGTGAGTATAGTTCGTAACTGAGTTGCCCGTTTTCCCTTATTCTGCTCTACTTGATTTTGCCATTCATCCCACTTTAAGCCCAAAATAAACGTTACAAAGTACCAAGTTATTTTGAACAACCGTCCCAAACTTAGCCAGGGACGATAACGATAGTAACGAGCGATATCATCGGGATTGTAGCGCTTTAGCTGACCAGGTTGATACTGACCCACGCCTTTGTCTGCCTCTTCTTCTGGGAAATTTACAATAGTTTGCTGAAAGAAACTATTAACTTTGATTTTCGCGTTTATACGCAGAAATGCTAGCCTACGCAAACGCCTAAGATATTTCTATCTTTTTATTAATTATACTTTATAAAACTACAAGTTATTCTCGGTTATTTAGAACTTAAGTTTGGGAATACTACTTGATAGCTATTAAGTTTACGTAAAAAAAATTGGCTAAATTTTTTACAATTATCTAACTGCTTGCCTTTTCAACGAATCATTTGTAGAATGGCTCAGGCTAAAACAGCAGAGTCTGCCCCGTTCCCTCTGCTGATACCGTAAGTAATAGCTAGGTTCCCAAAAAAATTGCTGGGCTAGATTTCTAATGAAGTTATTTTCAATATTGAGAAACCGCAAATTTAGGTTGCGTACATTTGCGGTGATGATGAGTATTGCGTTAACCATCATCTTGACAAATACAAGCGCTAGTAGTCAGACACCTACTACCAGAGATCCTTGGTTGTGGCCATTTTCTGTCACGTCAATTTGGAATATGCCAATTGGCTCAGGTGCTAGATACATACCAGCCAACATTCAAAAGGCTGGTTGGTTTGGCGTAGATCGAGAATACTTTTATAAGCTCAAGGCTAGTGATCCTTCTCGTCCTGTATATTCTCCGGGTAGCTGGACTAAAAGGTGTTCTGGCACTAACTCGATCAATATATCTTTACCCGTTCCCGATAGTTTAATTGTTCCTGACGCTACCCTCAATCCCTACAGTACACCAAATAATGCCTCCGCTTTTCTCCAGCCAGATGGTAAAACTTTAGTACAACTTGAACCATTGGCACGCTGTGAAAAGGGTGGGCCTATTTATGGCTGGCGTTATTTTCCTGATTTGAGCTTATACGGCGAAGGCATAGGTGGAGCGCATTTCGGCTCTGGACTATCTTCTATTGGCGGTTCTATTCGTAAAGGTGAACTTACTAACGACCAACCAATTCGCCACGCCATCAAGTTATTGTTTTGGGGGAAAAAATACTATTACTATTCCTCTAGCCGTCCTGGCTATCGCTGGCCAGCAGACCGAGCCGATAGTGTAGCCTCCACCAGTTATCAAGGTACAAACTATGCCTTTGTCCAAGGAACCCTACTAGCAATTCCTCCATCCGTTACAGAATCCAGCCTGCAATTACAAACACCAGGTGGCAAGAAGTTGTTTCGGGTTTTACAAAATTACGGCGGCTACGTTGTTGATGATGCAGGATGGGATGCTCATTACATGGCAGTGGAACAAGGGGTTACAGAAGAGTTTAAAGCA harbors:
- a CDS encoding ATP-binding cassette domain-containing protein → MPNQRILLKFAKPYPGLILLTIILGFSGALFNGISTTLIVPIILRIVGQPVDLEGAPGLLKAIMTPFDHVPENYRIGAMAGAIIFTIALKNLATYTSTLASSSLSRRLTADMREAGVNLLLNIDIDYYAKTKVGDLINRLGGEIGRAASYVSNIIKLIILVITIFVFVCLLVSISWQLTIMATILLSIVTLVNQFAITRSRKYGKILSDMSKAYSIAVLETLNGIRLVKATANENREFQRIKRLIRDRESADFKSQMNSNAISPISEFLGVTALLLIVILSKTFFAEQISTISTVILTYLLILLRLLPLVAQLNSLRSNFASMVASVDMTSDLLRLDDKPFLVNGKIAYNSLQKGITFESVSFTYPGHSKQVLKEVTLNLPRGTTLALVGGSGAGKSTLADLLPRFYDPTGGSIRIDGVDLREFDISSLRRCMGIVSQDTFLFNNSVRNNIAYGKQDATDEEILLAAKRANAYEFISKLPQQFDTMVGDRGVMLSGGQRQRLAIARALLQNPDILILDEATSALDTVSERLVQAALEELSRDRTTLVIAHRLSTVRKANQIAVLDQGKVVEVGTHEELLQKGGYYSRLYGMQFSNTEGNKTNQSFLRISHEIRNRLNSMIGILRLLLDDVTDNSQEHQELIEDSYKSAFKIINTLDIFEDSLQQQVQYLSHSLTEENQNNKQMENLKDINEFRIQFNNILISLRSLTDITGELAEREYSLIKEALNLSISLLNYLEKFENDILSPQPELLTPNKQ
- a CDS encoding glycosyltransferase family 10 domain-containing protein, translating into MDIKKIGMLTSYRHIAKRTDWLWQQTPQQFGVWRNIQIDAQAEKPDFLLLYQFDFPKNNKQQSWIDKLRRKPQGIETNVESLLRDVPKERIIYLLREPPLEEIVDNNKNNYQVAQQYCGYISGPDDFAPHPDYMPAIWYHNNAFRELNEMPVPEKVFPCSWITSGISRTANHRRRLKFIELLQASEVKFHLYGRGLPTWAKSSGELGNKWHGMAPYYYNLSIENYAENDWYVSEKLWDSLLAWCLPIYYGGPAADKLLPPGSFLRLPSLDEKGVAYIQEVTATPDFWYAAKDAIAEARQIILHKLNLLNWLSEFVSH
- a CDS encoding Npun_R2821/Npun_R2822 family protein — its product is MDGICTLANDRVYDQLIALLNSIEAIYGEKMPVCVYPYDDNTTQIAAEIARRPQVQLYDNQESIKQWDEFVCSVWDTHPTAQAHWQKISQEKYHRVGTHRRYCAFDAPFDRFVYMDADTLLMSPLDAIFNQLNHYDWVVYDFQYKDLSHVYDLKSAKLTELFTKEQLQTQVFCSGFYASKKGVFNTQNQEIILDKLRQGEAEILYDMAPDQTVLNYMVMRLGISNYNFALSLPSNEKTGCCVTSPHFAVKDNILYDKGKQLTYIHYIGLSSALFRKVCGGENIDFPYRDIFLYYRYLHEPDKRPQFTTKPKVIKHYPSLGKRILKKLGLTV
- a CDS encoding ABC1 kinase family protein, whose product is MGQYQPGQLKRYNPDDIARYYRYRPWLSLGRLFKITWYFVTFILGLKWDEWQNQVEQNKGKRATQLRTILTRLGPTFIKVGQALSTRPDLIRKDFLEELIKLQDQLPAFDNAIAYHIIETELGRSISEIYSELSPSPVAAASLGQVYRGRLISGEEVAVKVQRPHLRPILTLDLYLMRWAAGWLAPWLPLNLGHDLTLIVDEFGTKLFEEIDYLNEGRNAEKFAHNFRDTPEVKVPSIYWRFTSNQVLTLEWINGFKLTDTKSIRAAGLDPEAIIRIGVTSGLQQLLEYGFFHADPHPGNLFAMPDGRMAYIDFGMMDQLEETTKETLVDAVVHLVNKDYSDLALDFVNLGFLTPNTNIGPIIPALETVLGNAIGKNVGDFNFKTITDQFSELMYEYPFRVPAKFALIIRSLVTQEGIALSLNPNFKILDVGYPYVAKRLLTGESPQLRRRLLNVLFKDGKFQWQRLENLIAIARTDDNFDVLPTARMGLQFLLSDEGQFLRRQLVLALTEDDRLHTEEVQRLWSLVKDDLQPNRIFNVAIGLLTDLSRESVAAILPKAGSFTFFDESSAKN
- a CDS encoding Npun_R2821/Npun_R2822 family protein, with product MSRGIYIIANDKVIDQAIALLNSIRLHDADTPVVMIPYDNNYHKIADILNKHYGVQLYSDLAFIDELSQKLHETFGGRFFARPNQFRKQACWFGPFDEFLYIDTDIVVFEKIIDNLNYLAQVDFICCDYQHSGGIKNVFTSKVLEDKVFTEAEVKDIFNGGFWGSKKNLISADDLYATFSECAAHPEYFDFSQKTSDQPIINYMLLKRIPRRFNIVRREGKAPGNWAGSPQFQTQGHLVFDPNVNQPLQYLHWAGIRIQPGCPYWEIWEHYRNLNPDLPPAAIPAPAKQSQWQKALNRLKSPLRQLKIR
- a CDS encoding glycosyltransferase, translating into MKNQYIFYSKTLSQQPDTAHEIHDVLCANAAANLGYDSVLVYPEPKRGSLNTLSLFSPFQPRQPAKDFVEFYDVQDKLKVASLPMPWPIDCVGGKFTASSTIISRYYLPFQLLRHTKIVHTRDWNFVKAAVKNRIPTIYERHYFQKEKIPTGVTESPFFQIAVTQSEIIRQSLIEQGFPPEKVVWLHNGFEQSFLLRQPQEAAAWRNELLGNASQSLVVYSGALYPFKGIDILIDAAKELPQIQFVITGGKEEQVTAYQQIAKDKQVENIKFLGWVLPRQRLVSLFQAADILVHPHCSGKSANFTNPVKFFQYMASGTPIVITEIPPLMLFKEMPLAAVWCEPDNPVKLAQALKQAIEIYPRRIEGYTNNIALAKPFSWENRIDKIISYVDESFRPQLIA